One Tachysurus fulvidraco isolate hzauxx_2018 chromosome 2, HZAU_PFXX_2.0, whole genome shotgun sequence DNA segment encodes these proteins:
- the srgap2 gene encoding SLIT-ROBO Rho GTPase-activating protein 2 isoform X3: MMDTKVIKFLYSKKCKEIRAQLIEQLKCLDQQCELRVQLLQDLQDFFRKKAEIEMDYSRNLEKLAERFLTKTRSTKDHQFKKEQNVLSPVNCWNLLLTQVKRESRDHATLSDLYLNNIIPRFAQISEDSGRLFKKSKEVGLQLQEDLMKVLNELYTVMKTYHMYNADSINAESKLKEAEKQEEKQMGRGVRQEERQTPRSPDTLASVRLDDKPVRRSSVKKIEKMKEKRQAKYTENKLKAIKARNEYLLALEATNCCVFKYYIHDLSDLIDCCDLGYHASLHRALRTYLSAEFNVETSKHGGLETIESAAENLEAQADKQRLMETYNNIFCPPMRFDFQSHMGDQMGYMCAQQPLQVELLQRCQQLQFRLSTLRIENEEVKKTMEATLQTIQDMVTIEDFDVTDCFHHSNSMESVKSTVSESFMSKPSLAKRRANQQETEQFYFTKLKEFLEGRNLITKLKAKHNLLQKTLGESQKTDYCLASGRRNSTARTQESVQVIPLIVESCIRFISRHGLHHEGIFRVSGSQVEVNDIKNAFERGEDPLAGDQNDHDMDSIAGVLKLYFRGLEHALFPKEVFHDLMACVSMENLQDRAAHIRKVLLNLPTNTLVIMRYLFAFLNHLSQYSEDNMMDPYNLAICFGPTLMSVPEGHDQVSCQAHVNELIKTIIIHYESIFPGPRELEGPVYQRGGAPEEYCDSPHSEPPLVDEPAPDTVSDMQNSDDGSLNVSDSDPIEAIARFDYSGRNNRELSFKKGASLLLYHRASDDWWEGRHNCIDGLVPHQYIMFQEIADGGYTGRGSPKADLEAPHEGIEEKVSTRGSASSPIGGHVADIYLANLNKMRKRPEASSVRRTFRPIEGTVEGSSVPAGGLRSSSLSAAALPKESADKRPLSAHSVLNSITRHSSLKAKVESPQFRRGTPAGRSKSFSNHRPLDPEVFSQIEHSSQEIQVTMSTALSELHDLDKKSSVKPAPDVVLDTLEQLKSGGASEPSSPLHSRPLQHPLQCPLQRSASSASDVPSASRSIKGPAPKSPLSSGTTTTALSPSTSTFRDNRPPATRPKPAVFPKSSSSSGTTSIPPSPPPPPPSTDKSCPA; encoded by the exons AGATCCGGGCTCAGCTGATAGAACAGCTCAAATGTTTGGACCAACAGTGCGAGCTCCGGGTGCAGCTCCTTCAGGACCTGCAGGACTTCTTCCGCAAGAAGGCCGAGATCGAAATGGACTACTCGCGTAATCTGGAGAAGCTGGCTGAGAGGTTCCTGACCAAGACGCGTAGCACCAAGGACCACCAGTTCAA GAAGGAGCAGAATGTGTTGTCTCCGGTGAACTGCTGGAACCTGCTGCTGACTCAGGTGAAGCGTGAGAGTCGTGACCATGCCACCCTCAGCGATCTCTACCTCAATAACATCATACCACGCTTTGCCCAGATCAGCGAGGATTCTGGACGCCTCTTTAAGAAG AGTAAAGAGGTGGGACTTCAGCTGCAGGAGGATTTGATGAAGGTCCTCAACGAGCTGTACACG GTAATGAAGACGTACCACATGTACAACGCGGACAGCATCAATGCCGAGAGCAAGCTGAAAGAGGCTGAGAAACAGGAAGAGAAGCAGATGGGACGTGGGGTACGCCAGGAGGAGCGCCAAACACCACGCTCGCCTGACACGCTTGCCAGCGTCAGGCTTGACGACAAGCCTGTTCGCCGGAGCTCTGTGAAAAAGATCgagaagatgaaggagaag CGCCAAGCCAAATACACTGAGAACAAGCTGAAAGCCATCAAGGCAAGGAACGAGTACCTGCTGGCTCTGGAGGCGACCAACTGCTGCGTGTTCAAGTACTACATTCATGACCTCTCCGACCTCATTGAC TGCTGTGACCTGGGCTACCATGCCAGCTTGCACCGGGCTCTGCGTACCTACCTCTCTGCTGAGTTTAACGTGGAGACGTCCAAGCATGGCGGCCTAGAGACGATCGAGAGTGCAGCTGAGAACCTGGAGGCTCAGGCTGACAAACAGAGACTAATGGAGACCTACAACAACATCTTCTGCCCTCCCATGCGCTTCGACTTCCAGTCTCATATGGGGGACCAG atggGCTACATGTGTGCTCAGCAGCCACTGCAGGTAGAACTTCTGCAGAGGTGCCAGCAGCTCCAGTTTCGTCTTTCCACACTCAGGATAGAGAATGAGGAG GTGAAGAAGACCATGGAGGCGACTCTGCAGACCATCCAGGACATGGTGACCATCGAGGACTTTGATGTGACTGACTGCTTTCACCATAGCAACTCCATGGAGTCAGTAAAGTCTACGGTGTCTGAATCGTTCATGAGCAAACCGAGCCTTGCCAAGAGACGAGCCAATCAGCAGGAGACTGAGCAGTTCTACTTCACG AAACTGAAGGAGTTCCTAGAGGGCAGGAACCTCATTACCAAACTGAAGGCCAAGCACAACCTTCTCCAGAAGACCCTGGGAGAGA GTCAAAAGACTGACTATTGCCTTGCCAG TGGACGGAGGAACTCGACCGCGAGGACACAG GAATCCGTTCAGGTCATACCGCTGATCGTAGAGAGCTGTATTCGCTTCATCAGCCGACATG GCCTGCATCATGAGGGTATCTTCCGAGTGTCTGGCTCTCAAGTGGAGGTCAATGACATTAAGAATGCCTTTGAGAGGG gtGAGGATCCTCTGGCCGGAGATCAGAACGATCACGACATGGACTCCATTGCCGGTGTACTTAAACTCTACTTCAGAGGCTTGGAACACGCTCTTTTTCCCAAGGAAGTCTTTCATGACCTCATGgcctgtgtct CCATGGAGAACCTTCAGGATCGAGCCGCTCACATCCGCAAGGTCCTGCTGAATCTTCCCACCAACACCCTGGTCATCATGCGATACCTGTTTGCATTCCTCAACCA TTTGTCCCAGTACAGTGAGGACAACATGATGGACCCCTATAACCTGGCCATCTGCTTTGGCCCCACACTCATGTCTGTGCCTGAGGGTCATGACCAGGTCTCTTGCCAGGCCCATGTGAATGAACTGATCAAGACTATCATCATCCACTATGAGAGCATCTTCCCCGGGCCACGTGAGCTCGAGGGCCCTGTGTATCAGCGTGGAGGGGCCCCTGAAGAATACTG TGATAGTCCACACAGCGAGCCCCCTCTTGTGGACGAACCTGCACCTGATACCGTCTCAGACATGCAGAACAGTGACGATG GCTCATTGAACGTTTCAGACTCGGACCCCATCGAGGCCATTGCGCGCTTTGACTACTCAGGTCGTAACAACCGGGAGCTCTCGTTTAAAAAGGGCGCCTCGCTGCTGCTGTACCACCGTGCATCTGACGACTGGTGGGAGGGACGACACAACTGCATCGACGGTCTAGTGCCTCACCAGTACATCATGTTTCAGGAAAT CGCGGATGGTGGCTACACAGGCCGAGGCAGTCCAAAAGCTGACCTAGAGGCACCTCATGAGGGAATAGAGGAGAAAGTGTCTACTAGAGGCAGTGCCAGCTCTCCCATTGGAGGCCATGTAGCTGATATCTATCTGGCCAACCTTAACAA GATGAGAAAGCGTCCAGAGGCGAGTTCAGTCCGCAGGACGTTCCGGCCGATAGAAGGCACTGTCGAGGGCTCGTCTGTTCCCGCGGGGGGTCTGAGAAGCTCTTCATTGTCCGCGGCTGCGCTGCCCAAAGAGAGTGCAGACAAGAGGCCGCTGAGCGCCCACAGCGTCCTCAACTCCATCACCCGGCACTCATCCCTCAAAGCCAAGGTGGAGAGCCCTCAGTTCCGCAGAGGCACCCCTGCAGGACGCTCCAAAAGTTTTAGTAACCATCGACCTCTTGACCCTGAAGTGTTCTCGCAGATTGAGCACAGCTCACAG gAAATCCAGGTGACCATGAGCACAGCGCTGAGCGAGCTGCACGACCTGGACAAGAAGAGCAGTGTGAAGCCAGCACCCGACGTGGTGCTCGACACTCTGGAGCAGCTGAAGAGTGGCGGAGCCTCCGAGCCGTCCAGCCCGCTCCACTCGCGCCCGCTTCAGCACCCGCTCCAGTGCCCTCTCCAGCGCAGCGCAAGCTCGGCCAGCGACGTGCCCTCCGCCTCACGCTCCATTAAGGGCCCAGCACCTAAGAGCCCTCTGTCCTCAGGAACAACGACCACTGCACTCTCTCCTTCCACTTCCACTTTCCGAGACAACCGGCCGCCAGCCACCAGACCCAAACCTGCAGTCTTCCCTAAAAGTAGCAGCTCCAGCGGCACCACCAGTATCCCTCCATCTCCGCCACCACCTCCTCCATCTACCGATAAATCTTGCCCGGCttga
- the srgap2 gene encoding SLIT-ROBO Rho GTPase-activating protein 2 isoform X1, whose protein sequence is MTSPAKFRKDKEIIAEYETQVKEIRAQLIEQLKCLDQQCELRVQLLQDLQDFFRKKAEIEMDYSRNLEKLAERFLTKTRSTKDHQFKKEQNVLSPVNCWNLLLTQVKRESRDHATLSDLYLNNIIPRFAQISEDSGRLFKKSKEVGLQLQEDLMKVLNELYTVMKTYHMYNADSINAESKLKEAEKQEEKQMGRGVRQEERQTPRSPDTLASVRLDDKPVRRSSVKKIEKMKEKRQAKYTENKLKAIKARNEYLLALEATNCCVFKYYIHDLSDLIDCCDLGYHASLHRALRTYLSAEFNVETSKHGGLETIESAAENLEAQADKQRLMETYNNIFCPPMRFDFQSHMGDQMGYMCAQQPLQVELLQRCQQLQFRLSTLRIENEEVKKTMEATLQTIQDMVTIEDFDVTDCFHHSNSMESVKSTVSESFMSKPSLAKRRANQQETEQFYFTKLKEFLEGRNLITKLKAKHNLLQKTLGESQKTDYCLASGRRNSTARTQESVQVIPLIVESCIRFISRHGLHHEGIFRVSGSQVEVNDIKNAFERGEDPLAGDQNDHDMDSIAGVLKLYFRGLEHALFPKEVFHDLMACVSMENLQDRAAHIRKVLLNLPTNTLVIMRYLFAFLNHLSQYSEDNMMDPYNLAICFGPTLMSVPEGHDQVSCQAHVNELIKTIIIHYESIFPGPRELEGPVYQRGGAPEEYCDSPHSEPPLVDEPAPDTVSDMQNSDDGSLNVSDSDPIEAIARFDYSGRNNRELSFKKGASLLLYHRASDDWWEGRHNCIDGLVPHQYIMFQEIADGGYTGRGSPKADLEAPHEGIEEKVSTRGSASSPIGGHVADIYLANLNKMRKRPEASSVRRTFRPIEGTVEGSSVPAGGLRSSSLSAAALPKESADKRPLSAHSVLNSITRHSSLKAKVESPQFRRGTPAGRSKSFSNHRPLDPEVFSQIEHSSQEIQVTMSTALSELHDLDKKSSVKPAPDVVLDTLEQLKSGGASEPSSPLHSRPLQHPLQCPLQRSASSASDVPSASRSIKGPAPKSPLSSGTTTTALSPSTSTFRDNRPPATRPKPAVFPKSSSSSGTTSIPPSPPPPPPSTDKSCPA, encoded by the exons AGATCCGGGCTCAGCTGATAGAACAGCTCAAATGTTTGGACCAACAGTGCGAGCTCCGGGTGCAGCTCCTTCAGGACCTGCAGGACTTCTTCCGCAAGAAGGCCGAGATCGAAATGGACTACTCGCGTAATCTGGAGAAGCTGGCTGAGAGGTTCCTGACCAAGACGCGTAGCACCAAGGACCACCAGTTCAA GAAGGAGCAGAATGTGTTGTCTCCGGTGAACTGCTGGAACCTGCTGCTGACTCAGGTGAAGCGTGAGAGTCGTGACCATGCCACCCTCAGCGATCTCTACCTCAATAACATCATACCACGCTTTGCCCAGATCAGCGAGGATTCTGGACGCCTCTTTAAGAAG AGTAAAGAGGTGGGACTTCAGCTGCAGGAGGATTTGATGAAGGTCCTCAACGAGCTGTACACG GTAATGAAGACGTACCACATGTACAACGCGGACAGCATCAATGCCGAGAGCAAGCTGAAAGAGGCTGAGAAACAGGAAGAGAAGCAGATGGGACGTGGGGTACGCCAGGAGGAGCGCCAAACACCACGCTCGCCTGACACGCTTGCCAGCGTCAGGCTTGACGACAAGCCTGTTCGCCGGAGCTCTGTGAAAAAGATCgagaagatgaaggagaag CGCCAAGCCAAATACACTGAGAACAAGCTGAAAGCCATCAAGGCAAGGAACGAGTACCTGCTGGCTCTGGAGGCGACCAACTGCTGCGTGTTCAAGTACTACATTCATGACCTCTCCGACCTCATTGAC TGCTGTGACCTGGGCTACCATGCCAGCTTGCACCGGGCTCTGCGTACCTACCTCTCTGCTGAGTTTAACGTGGAGACGTCCAAGCATGGCGGCCTAGAGACGATCGAGAGTGCAGCTGAGAACCTGGAGGCTCAGGCTGACAAACAGAGACTAATGGAGACCTACAACAACATCTTCTGCCCTCCCATGCGCTTCGACTTCCAGTCTCATATGGGGGACCAG atggGCTACATGTGTGCTCAGCAGCCACTGCAGGTAGAACTTCTGCAGAGGTGCCAGCAGCTCCAGTTTCGTCTTTCCACACTCAGGATAGAGAATGAGGAG GTGAAGAAGACCATGGAGGCGACTCTGCAGACCATCCAGGACATGGTGACCATCGAGGACTTTGATGTGACTGACTGCTTTCACCATAGCAACTCCATGGAGTCAGTAAAGTCTACGGTGTCTGAATCGTTCATGAGCAAACCGAGCCTTGCCAAGAGACGAGCCAATCAGCAGGAGACTGAGCAGTTCTACTTCACG AAACTGAAGGAGTTCCTAGAGGGCAGGAACCTCATTACCAAACTGAAGGCCAAGCACAACCTTCTCCAGAAGACCCTGGGAGAGA GTCAAAAGACTGACTATTGCCTTGCCAG TGGACGGAGGAACTCGACCGCGAGGACACAG GAATCCGTTCAGGTCATACCGCTGATCGTAGAGAGCTGTATTCGCTTCATCAGCCGACATG GCCTGCATCATGAGGGTATCTTCCGAGTGTCTGGCTCTCAAGTGGAGGTCAATGACATTAAGAATGCCTTTGAGAGGG gtGAGGATCCTCTGGCCGGAGATCAGAACGATCACGACATGGACTCCATTGCCGGTGTACTTAAACTCTACTTCAGAGGCTTGGAACACGCTCTTTTTCCCAAGGAAGTCTTTCATGACCTCATGgcctgtgtct CCATGGAGAACCTTCAGGATCGAGCCGCTCACATCCGCAAGGTCCTGCTGAATCTTCCCACCAACACCCTGGTCATCATGCGATACCTGTTTGCATTCCTCAACCA TTTGTCCCAGTACAGTGAGGACAACATGATGGACCCCTATAACCTGGCCATCTGCTTTGGCCCCACACTCATGTCTGTGCCTGAGGGTCATGACCAGGTCTCTTGCCAGGCCCATGTGAATGAACTGATCAAGACTATCATCATCCACTATGAGAGCATCTTCCCCGGGCCACGTGAGCTCGAGGGCCCTGTGTATCAGCGTGGAGGGGCCCCTGAAGAATACTG TGATAGTCCACACAGCGAGCCCCCTCTTGTGGACGAACCTGCACCTGATACCGTCTCAGACATGCAGAACAGTGACGATG GCTCATTGAACGTTTCAGACTCGGACCCCATCGAGGCCATTGCGCGCTTTGACTACTCAGGTCGTAACAACCGGGAGCTCTCGTTTAAAAAGGGCGCCTCGCTGCTGCTGTACCACCGTGCATCTGACGACTGGTGGGAGGGACGACACAACTGCATCGACGGTCTAGTGCCTCACCAGTACATCATGTTTCAGGAAAT CGCGGATGGTGGCTACACAGGCCGAGGCAGTCCAAAAGCTGACCTAGAGGCACCTCATGAGGGAATAGAGGAGAAAGTGTCTACTAGAGGCAGTGCCAGCTCTCCCATTGGAGGCCATGTAGCTGATATCTATCTGGCCAACCTTAACAA GATGAGAAAGCGTCCAGAGGCGAGTTCAGTCCGCAGGACGTTCCGGCCGATAGAAGGCACTGTCGAGGGCTCGTCTGTTCCCGCGGGGGGTCTGAGAAGCTCTTCATTGTCCGCGGCTGCGCTGCCCAAAGAGAGTGCAGACAAGAGGCCGCTGAGCGCCCACAGCGTCCTCAACTCCATCACCCGGCACTCATCCCTCAAAGCCAAGGTGGAGAGCCCTCAGTTCCGCAGAGGCACCCCTGCAGGACGCTCCAAAAGTTTTAGTAACCATCGACCTCTTGACCCTGAAGTGTTCTCGCAGATTGAGCACAGCTCACAG gAAATCCAGGTGACCATGAGCACAGCGCTGAGCGAGCTGCACGACCTGGACAAGAAGAGCAGTGTGAAGCCAGCACCCGACGTGGTGCTCGACACTCTGGAGCAGCTGAAGAGTGGCGGAGCCTCCGAGCCGTCCAGCCCGCTCCACTCGCGCCCGCTTCAGCACCCGCTCCAGTGCCCTCTCCAGCGCAGCGCAAGCTCGGCCAGCGACGTGCCCTCCGCCTCACGCTCCATTAAGGGCCCAGCACCTAAGAGCCCTCTGTCCTCAGGAACAACGACCACTGCACTCTCTCCTTCCACTTCCACTTTCCGAGACAACCGGCCGCCAGCCACCAGACCCAAACCTGCAGTCTTCCCTAAAAGTAGCAGCTCCAGCGGCACCACCAGTATCCCTCCATCTCCGCCACCACCTCCTCCATCTACCGATAAATCTTGCCCGGCttga
- the srgap2 gene encoding SLIT-ROBO Rho GTPase-activating protein 2 isoform X2 gives MTSPAKFRKDKEIIAEYETQVKEIRAQLIEQLKCLDQQCELRVQLLQDLQDFFRKKAEIEMDYSRNLEKLAERFLTKTRSTKDHQFKKEQNVLSPVNCWNLLLTQVKRESRDHATLSDLYLNNIIPRFAQISEDSGRLFKKSKEVGLQLQEDLMKVLNELYTVMKTYHMYNADSINAESKLKEAEKQEEKQMGRGVRQEERQTPRSPDTLASVRLDDKPVRRSSVKKIEKMKEKRQAKYTENKLKAIKARNEYLLALEATNCCVFKYYIHDLSDLIDCCDLGYHASLHRALRTYLSAEFNVETSKHGGLETIESAAENLEAQADKQRLMETYNNIFCPPMRFDFQSHMGDQMGYMCAQQPLQVELLQRCQQLQFRLSTLRIENEEVKKTMEATLQTIQDMVTIEDFDVTDCFHHSNSMESVKSTVSESFMSKPSLAKRRANQQETEQFYFTKLKEFLEGRNLITKLKAKHNLLQKTLGESQKTDYCLASGRRNSTARTQESVQVIPLIVESCIRFISRHGLHHEGIFRVSGSQVEVNDIKNAFERGEDPLAGDQNDHDMDSIAGVLKLYFRGLEHALFPKEVFHDLMACVSMENLQDRAAHIRKVLLNLPTNTLVIMRYLFAFLNHLSQYSEDNMMDPYNLAICFGPTLMSVPEGHDQVSCQAHVNELIKTIIIHYESIFPGPRELEGPVYQRGGAPEEYCDSPHSEPPLVDEPAPDTVSDMQNSDDDSDPIEAIARFDYSGRNNRELSFKKGASLLLYHRASDDWWEGRHNCIDGLVPHQYIMFQEIADGGYTGRGSPKADLEAPHEGIEEKVSTRGSASSPIGGHVADIYLANLNKMRKRPEASSVRRTFRPIEGTVEGSSVPAGGLRSSSLSAAALPKESADKRPLSAHSVLNSITRHSSLKAKVESPQFRRGTPAGRSKSFSNHRPLDPEVFSQIEHSSQEIQVTMSTALSELHDLDKKSSVKPAPDVVLDTLEQLKSGGASEPSSPLHSRPLQHPLQCPLQRSASSASDVPSASRSIKGPAPKSPLSSGTTTTALSPSTSTFRDNRPPATRPKPAVFPKSSSSSGTTSIPPSPPPPPPSTDKSCPA, from the exons AGATCCGGGCTCAGCTGATAGAACAGCTCAAATGTTTGGACCAACAGTGCGAGCTCCGGGTGCAGCTCCTTCAGGACCTGCAGGACTTCTTCCGCAAGAAGGCCGAGATCGAAATGGACTACTCGCGTAATCTGGAGAAGCTGGCTGAGAGGTTCCTGACCAAGACGCGTAGCACCAAGGACCACCAGTTCAA GAAGGAGCAGAATGTGTTGTCTCCGGTGAACTGCTGGAACCTGCTGCTGACTCAGGTGAAGCGTGAGAGTCGTGACCATGCCACCCTCAGCGATCTCTACCTCAATAACATCATACCACGCTTTGCCCAGATCAGCGAGGATTCTGGACGCCTCTTTAAGAAG AGTAAAGAGGTGGGACTTCAGCTGCAGGAGGATTTGATGAAGGTCCTCAACGAGCTGTACACG GTAATGAAGACGTACCACATGTACAACGCGGACAGCATCAATGCCGAGAGCAAGCTGAAAGAGGCTGAGAAACAGGAAGAGAAGCAGATGGGACGTGGGGTACGCCAGGAGGAGCGCCAAACACCACGCTCGCCTGACACGCTTGCCAGCGTCAGGCTTGACGACAAGCCTGTTCGCCGGAGCTCTGTGAAAAAGATCgagaagatgaaggagaag CGCCAAGCCAAATACACTGAGAACAAGCTGAAAGCCATCAAGGCAAGGAACGAGTACCTGCTGGCTCTGGAGGCGACCAACTGCTGCGTGTTCAAGTACTACATTCATGACCTCTCCGACCTCATTGAC TGCTGTGACCTGGGCTACCATGCCAGCTTGCACCGGGCTCTGCGTACCTACCTCTCTGCTGAGTTTAACGTGGAGACGTCCAAGCATGGCGGCCTAGAGACGATCGAGAGTGCAGCTGAGAACCTGGAGGCTCAGGCTGACAAACAGAGACTAATGGAGACCTACAACAACATCTTCTGCCCTCCCATGCGCTTCGACTTCCAGTCTCATATGGGGGACCAG atggGCTACATGTGTGCTCAGCAGCCACTGCAGGTAGAACTTCTGCAGAGGTGCCAGCAGCTCCAGTTTCGTCTTTCCACACTCAGGATAGAGAATGAGGAG GTGAAGAAGACCATGGAGGCGACTCTGCAGACCATCCAGGACATGGTGACCATCGAGGACTTTGATGTGACTGACTGCTTTCACCATAGCAACTCCATGGAGTCAGTAAAGTCTACGGTGTCTGAATCGTTCATGAGCAAACCGAGCCTTGCCAAGAGACGAGCCAATCAGCAGGAGACTGAGCAGTTCTACTTCACG AAACTGAAGGAGTTCCTAGAGGGCAGGAACCTCATTACCAAACTGAAGGCCAAGCACAACCTTCTCCAGAAGACCCTGGGAGAGA GTCAAAAGACTGACTATTGCCTTGCCAG TGGACGGAGGAACTCGACCGCGAGGACACAG GAATCCGTTCAGGTCATACCGCTGATCGTAGAGAGCTGTATTCGCTTCATCAGCCGACATG GCCTGCATCATGAGGGTATCTTCCGAGTGTCTGGCTCTCAAGTGGAGGTCAATGACATTAAGAATGCCTTTGAGAGGG gtGAGGATCCTCTGGCCGGAGATCAGAACGATCACGACATGGACTCCATTGCCGGTGTACTTAAACTCTACTTCAGAGGCTTGGAACACGCTCTTTTTCCCAAGGAAGTCTTTCATGACCTCATGgcctgtgtct CCATGGAGAACCTTCAGGATCGAGCCGCTCACATCCGCAAGGTCCTGCTGAATCTTCCCACCAACACCCTGGTCATCATGCGATACCTGTTTGCATTCCTCAACCA TTTGTCCCAGTACAGTGAGGACAACATGATGGACCCCTATAACCTGGCCATCTGCTTTGGCCCCACACTCATGTCTGTGCCTGAGGGTCATGACCAGGTCTCTTGCCAGGCCCATGTGAATGAACTGATCAAGACTATCATCATCCACTATGAGAGCATCTTCCCCGGGCCACGTGAGCTCGAGGGCCCTGTGTATCAGCGTGGAGGGGCCCCTGAAGAATACTG TGATAGTCCACACAGCGAGCCCCCTCTTGTGGACGAACCTGCACCTGATACCGTCTCAGACATGCAGAACAGTGACGATG ACTCGGACCCCATCGAGGCCATTGCGCGCTTTGACTACTCAGGTCGTAACAACCGGGAGCTCTCGTTTAAAAAGGGCGCCTCGCTGCTGCTGTACCACCGTGCATCTGACGACTGGTGGGAGGGACGACACAACTGCATCGACGGTCTAGTGCCTCACCAGTACATCATGTTTCAGGAAAT CGCGGATGGTGGCTACACAGGCCGAGGCAGTCCAAAAGCTGACCTAGAGGCACCTCATGAGGGAATAGAGGAGAAAGTGTCTACTAGAGGCAGTGCCAGCTCTCCCATTGGAGGCCATGTAGCTGATATCTATCTGGCCAACCTTAACAA GATGAGAAAGCGTCCAGAGGCGAGTTCAGTCCGCAGGACGTTCCGGCCGATAGAAGGCACTGTCGAGGGCTCGTCTGTTCCCGCGGGGGGTCTGAGAAGCTCTTCATTGTCCGCGGCTGCGCTGCCCAAAGAGAGTGCAGACAAGAGGCCGCTGAGCGCCCACAGCGTCCTCAACTCCATCACCCGGCACTCATCCCTCAAAGCCAAGGTGGAGAGCCCTCAGTTCCGCAGAGGCACCCCTGCAGGACGCTCCAAAAGTTTTAGTAACCATCGACCTCTTGACCCTGAAGTGTTCTCGCAGATTGAGCACAGCTCACAG gAAATCCAGGTGACCATGAGCACAGCGCTGAGCGAGCTGCACGACCTGGACAAGAAGAGCAGTGTGAAGCCAGCACCCGACGTGGTGCTCGACACTCTGGAGCAGCTGAAGAGTGGCGGAGCCTCCGAGCCGTCCAGCCCGCTCCACTCGCGCCCGCTTCAGCACCCGCTCCAGTGCCCTCTCCAGCGCAGCGCAAGCTCGGCCAGCGACGTGCCCTCCGCCTCACGCTCCATTAAGGGCCCAGCACCTAAGAGCCCTCTGTCCTCAGGAACAACGACCACTGCACTCTCTCCTTCCACTTCCACTTTCCGAGACAACCGGCCGCCAGCCACCAGACCCAAACCTGCAGTCTTCCCTAAAAGTAGCAGCTCCAGCGGCACCACCAGTATCCCTCCATCTCCGCCACCACCTCCTCCATCTACCGATAAATCTTGCCCGGCttga